The DNA window TCCAAGCCCTCCCCCCCCTTTCTATAGGAGCCCTGGCCCAGAAGTGGCTACACCTGGGCTTGAAACAATTAAGCACAGGCATCTGGGTTTTGTGGAGAAAAGCCCAGCTCCCAGAATCCCCAGGCCCAGGGATCCAGAGGGAAGCCCAGGTTGGAAAGAGTTGTGCCACCCTTTACAGGTAAGAGTTCAGGTGGAATACATACCAGTTCTGGGATGGGTCCCTGAGAAACCCCAAACACTCTAGGGATTTGgatatagtgcctagcacatagtaggcactcaataaaatATCTGCTGAAAGAAATCGTTGAATGAGTGAGCCATTTCTAAGGTTTTCAAGGTGTGGGTATGTCTAGAAGTTGAGATTGGGATGTAGCCTTCCTTTCCTCAAGTCATTGTGGTTTGCAGTGTTTCAAACAAAATATACTCAAGAAACCAGGGTTCTGTCCATTTCTACCTCATTCTGCTCTCCCCTCCTCCATATCTCTGAACCTGTCCTGTTGGCCAAGAAAGCAACTGATGAGCTTAAAACTCCAGTGGCCTAAAATGAGACCAGACGGAAGCATATCATAAATACacaatctcggggcagctaggtggccagtggatagagcaccagccctggagtcaggaggacctgagttcaaacctggcctcagacacttaacagttactggctgtgtgaccctgggcaaatcacttaaccccaattgccccaccaaaataaaataaaataaaataaaataaaataaaataaaataaaataagtaaatacacaATCTCTGAGCCCAGTGATTTCCCCACCACCAATTCAAATGGTTCCCAACCTCTCCCTGGACTCCCCGAGCCCACCTCACCTGAAAAGCCGGGGTTCCAGGATATGCTCAGGCCCCAAAGCCATGCCTGGGAGAAACTCATAGCACAAGCCATTTTGGAAGGTACAATAGAGTTTGGGTGCACAGCCATGGGCCCGAAGGAGCTGGAAGTTCCTGACCTCATTTTCCCGGTCCACCAGAAGCTCTGTCCGTTCCCCATAGACACGGACCAGCACTGCGTCCCTCATGTCATCTTCCACAAAGCAGGCCACCAGCTTGTTGGTGATCCCATCGGTGAATCGCTATACAATTGAGGAAATCGGGGAGGggagctgagggggaggggaggagaagggccACTGGATTTCCCAGCCCCACCATCCCCACTTAGAGTTCTATTGGAGTCACTGTTAATTTGTGTGCTGATGGGAATAGAGTCTACCTAGAATTGCTATTTCAAAATTTCCAAAAGATCCAGGATTCAGTTGGGCGTTCCCTCCATTGACATGAATTGCATCCCCTCCCTGCCTTAgtagttgttgatttttttttgaggtgctATGGCCAAAATGATCTATCCCCTGGTGGCCAACCTCTTTTCCCATTGAGCCTTTCTTAGCTTAGCTAGGGGAGCTCTCAGACAATAGACACAGCCCTTAATGGGGCTTTTAGgaggacctgccagagcttgtctTCTGCtgtcatagcctttgagaacctggAGGCACCTTCGggccatgatgaggcatcagagtaggacttttgTGGCCCCTAATCACTAGGATTCTCCCAGGTATACCAAAAAATCCATCAGGTATTTCCTTCCCACCATTGCCCTCTCCACTTTCCCCCAATCCAATCAGTCTCTTTGCTTTTTCTCCCAATGCCTCAGCTGTGCCAGGCGGCTATGGTTGAGCCTATAAAAACAGCAGACTGGCCATTCTATCTTCACTGCTGGTTGGTTCTTCCTCACAACTTGAGCCTCAGGATGGAAAGAGTTTTGGGGTTCCATAGAGGTTAGGCCCTTACTCCTCTCCCTTATCCCCAAATGAATTTCTTCCTTCAAGTTAGCTCAAAGACAAACAGGGCTGGCAGAGGGAGCAAAGCAGGAGCCCCTTCAGACAGGGGCCTTTCTCAGCTAGGGCTAAAAGGATGCTAGCCTTGGACCCAGAAGttttgtgttcaaatcccagctgtgaCACTCATTGGCAGTATGATCTTAACCTGAGTgtgtcactttcctcatctctaaaatggagaaaataacatttgcactacctacctcacagggttgatggAGGGAATCTCAGGGtcagccttaaagtgctatagaataCTATTATTACCCTTTTCTCAGCTGGTTGTCTGAGGCAGGGAGCAATGTCGTCGGAATATCAATGAGACACCTGCACCTTGTCTTGGGTGGAGAAAAGGCAATTATTCCCAAGGTTGCACAGATGGTCCACAGGGACTGATCTCACCAAGATTATGAAGGGGGAAGTAAGGCACACAGAATAGCACGCAATTTAGGTACTCCACTGAATAAGaacatttagagttagaagaaacctaAGAGGTCAAGGCAACTTACTCAtgttgcagaagaggaaactgaggctcagagacatcaTTATTGGCTTAAGGCCACAAAGGTAGCTAATGGCAGTGGCAAGGCTCAAAGAACCCAATGGGGTCTCCTAACCCTGAtgtcagtgctttttctactacacATATACTGCCTATTTCCTCTAAATGAGCCCTTCCTGGCACACAAGCATGCAGACACACTCTCCACCTCTGGAATGTCACTTTCCAAAGTCCACCTTGGACCTTCATAGCAGCTTCCACTCCTTGGTCAATGTTCCACCATGACCACTGGAACAGAGTGTCCTGCCATTCTCATGAAACAAGACAGAGGGACCCAGCCTTTAACATTCCTCTTGGGGAAGACTGGATGTTCTCCTCTCAACGAGCAGGCCCTGAGGTGGAATGGGGTGTATGCACAGAGGTGATACCTTTTTCCGCAGAAAAGATGTGTCAACTGGAGATTCAGTCTAGTTCTACTTGGGTAGGAAGTATCCTGTGCTCTACTGAGGACTATGATGACTCCTCCCTTCACCTTCCACTTCTTGGTCAATGTTCCCATGTAACCACTGGCATCCTGCCATTCTTATGAAATAAGATAGAGGGACTCAGCCTTTAACATTTCTCTTGGGGAAAACtgaatggtctcctctcagtgAGCAGGCCCTGAGGTGGAATGGGGTGTGGGCACACAGGTGATGCCTTTTTCTGGAGAAAAGATATGTCAGCTGGAGACTCAGTCTGGTTCTACTTGGGTAGGAGGCATCCTATGTTCTACTGGGGGCTTTGATGACTTCTCCCTTCACCTACTCCTCTCCTTGTAGGAGATtttgcctacaaacatacccaaGCTCAGGGAGGCTTTGATTCTTGCTTATAGCTAGGAATCGCTACCACTGGTTTCCGAGAGTACCCAGTTAAGACAAGGCAAGAACCCCGAGTCTATGGCCTTTGGATGGAAAAGACTATGGGTTTGGGGAAGTGCAATTGGGGTTCCCAGAAAAAGTTAGTCCTCTGTAGCCGGTATATGTGGCAGGCACACCAGATATGATCGAGCAAGGGTGGCATCCCCAGGCAGTGGAACCCTCTCTTACAGAGCATGGCAGAAACAAGCAAGAGGGGGgcgtggtgtgtgtgtgtgtgtgtgtgtgtgtgtgttgagagagagagagagagagagagcgagagagagagagagagagacccatcCACTGAACACAGAGTGAATCCTGTATTTCCTcggccccaccaccaccaccaaattgaaaaaaaaaaaaaaatcaaccacctCCCACCCCATGCCTCCTGCAGAGCAGCTCGGGAGTAGCTCCGACACACACACGCAGCagcatagcagcagcagcagcatccccGCCTCCTCTCCGGCTCAGCCCCCAGTCCCCTCTCCAGTCTCCTCACCCCCAGAAACGTGTTGCTTCTCCCTCCCCCGGCCGGCCTGCggagggggggttggggggaatacGGAAGAAAGGGGTTGGGGGCCTCCTCCCCCCCGCCTCCCGCCCCGCTCGGATCCGCTCTGCCCCTCCACCGCCCATCCTGTACCTTCCTTGGCCCGCGTACCTTGGTCTTAACTTGCTCGGGTTTCCAGTGCGGGCGCAGCTCCTGGATGAGCCGGAGGGCTCCGGGAAGGATGTGATTTTGGTCCACTGCAGTATTGAAATACTGGACCGCAGATATCCTCCGGGGGCCTGGCAGCTCCCGGCTGGCCCCGCTGGCCCCCGACGGCGACGCTGTCTTCTCCTCCATGCCCCATGTGCACTGTGGGCAAGATCTTTGCCTCTTCAGGTAAAATAGGGAGCCGGGCAGAGGAGGAGAAGGGCGAACAGCCATTCCCAGCAGCCCCACCCCCTCGGAGCCCGAGGAGCGAACGCTAGCCCTTGTGGGGGGGGCCAGCGAGGGAGTGGGAGTGGTAGAGGAGGAGCCAGGAGAAGTCCATGACTCACGAGCGAGCTCCCCCTGAGCAATCCCCTTTTTCCCTGCCGGACAACTGGGAGCTGGGACTAAAACACTGGGTCCGGGTGGGATTGTGACATCACGAGCCGGAGGCATGGACCGGGGCCCAGGGGCCAGGGGCCAGGGGCCAGGGGGAGGGAAGTAGGGGAAGCGGCCGCCCCCGCTGCCTGAAGAAAGCTGCCGTGATGGTGGATGGTCTCACTGGGTTTTCAGCCGGtttccagcagcagcagcagcaacctgGAGCTCCGGGTGGAGGAGTGAGTCCCCCTCCCTCGGCTCcccatacccccccccccaccccccgggaAGGCTGGTCagcttgggggaggggcatgCACTGTCCGGccttctctgccccacccccgctccacctcctccttcctctccccgcccctcccccgcGGGGGGTCCCCTGATTCCAAGAATTCTCCCGCCTGGCCTGGACTCCCATCCCACTTTCCCTTTAGCCCCGCGGGGGGAAAGTTACTTCTCTGTTTAGGGAGGACTGACCCTGGCTCCCTCAGTGTAAATCCCTGGCAGCTTCAGCATCTAGCTGCCAGGGCCCGGGTAGAAGAGTGAAGCCGGGAGATTCCTGGGCCAGGGCCGGAGAATGAGCTTCCGCCTGGCCACCAGGTCAGCTTAAATTTACCCTGCAAAATTTCTCCCCTAGAGTAAGTCCCTTCCCTAGGGGAAACTCCGCTCTGAACTTCTTGAACCCAGTAAGAGtggcttccttctctccccactccctcttgACCTTAGACACCCTTCTCCCACCTGGGAGAGTCATCGCACCTCCATAGCTATGTCTAAAACTTCTTGCCCTAGAGAGAGAAGTCTTAGCCACCCCACAATCTTGTTAAAGTGATAGGGAGTGGAAGGGAGGAATatttaaaatcaaacaaacaaacaataagccCCATTGCAAAACCTAGCTCAGCTTTGCAGCCACCAGAGATGGAGGGACAGGGGGCATTTAATTTTCTACTTGTGAGTGACTGGTGATCTGAAGATAATCTCACTAATCACTTCCTGGGAAGGGCGTGTGCCAGCCTGACTTGGAGTGAGGCTGGCTGTGGCGGACCTGGGAgatgctgctgctcctcctctgGGGCTGGGGAGCTCCGGAGCTAAGCGGCTGAAGCACTTACTGTCTATTAGTTCACTGGCCTGACTATCCTTCCCCCAAATCACCCGACCACTGACAAGGAGTAAATCTGCGGTGGGAGTATTGAATAGGACCCCAAGCTGTTGGCACCCTTGGTCTTTGTTCAGGCGGCTTTCCATTTGGgttttaactcattttatccaaTTTAAGTCTAATCGAAATCTCCAACCCTGACCTTTGCTCCAAATCTCCAGTCCTGAATGTCCAACTGCCTTCAGGACAcgtccacctccacctccacctccacctcccacTGGCGGCCTCGGTTCAGTTCAGTTCAGCCATTGAATGTACATTTGTGAGGTGCCTACtgtatatgctaggcactgggggggATAATTAAATAGCTACAGGGTAATTCCAACTCATATCCAAAGTCCTTTTAACCTCTCTCCTAAAGCTGTTTGTCTTTCTGACTATTATTTCTGTCTGAAAGGTCGAGATTATTTTCCACTGGTCTTTCTTCCTCGATTTGGTCAGTGAACTACTTGCAAAATCATCTCAAattaatcccatttttttttctattccccaCTGCCACCATCCAAGTACAGCCAGTATTATAGGACTTCATTCATGCCATGTCAtcttcccacttccattctccAGTCTCATCTGTCCTTCATACTGCTGAAAGAGTaatctttttggttgttgttcatgGATACAGTCATGTTTCTCCTAGGCTCAAAAATCtttaatagattttattgatattttttgtctttacatcgaTTAGATTTCCTTCTGTATCCCACCCCTCTACTCAACAGCTATCTACCCTATACaataaacagtttttaaaaaggtaaaataaaatgagcaaaatcaATTAAAACCaacatcttgaaaaaaaaaaacctgacaacATAAGTAAGCAATGTTTCACACCCATGGACTTCCCAGCTCTAAAAAGGGAGGAATTATGTGGAAcatgtcttttcatatttcttctttggggccaagcttgttctttataatttcccaatattcattttattttttaagatacattttgttgatactttttttttatatcaccagaatttctcccagtatcccttctcctcttcttcccaggGAGCCATCCTATGTAACGAATAATATTTAgtgatttttcaaataaaattcaaaCACCTTTGTTGGCCAGTAATTCCTACAAACTGGTGCCAACCAAGCCCCCTGAGCTACTATTGTCCCACCTCTGTCCcttttctcacattctttttGCCTGAAaactcccctcctttccctccttctcctctggtAGAGCTGTAACTAGAAAGTCTGGTCCTTCACAGAGCACTTGCTTTTGAATCTCAATTATATCATGTAATGTTGTTTATTGTGTTTGGGTCCAATTCCCCTATTAGGTTACAAGCTTCATGATGGTAGGAATATTATATTTTCTCAACTTTCTATCACCCCCAGTGCCTGTCATGGTTCTTTGaacaagtaggtgcttaataaatgtttattgaatgttaAATGattgtttggggggggcagggcaatgggggttaagtgacttgcccagggtcacatagctagtgccaagtgtctgaggcaggatttgacctcaggtcctcctgaatccagggccggtgctttatccactgcaccacctagctgccccttaaatgaattttttaaatgataagcaACTCCTATGTTTGACGCACTCCTTTTTCAGTTTGGGCCCTGTTGGCACCATTCCCTTTCCAATTAATAGATATGAAACCAACTCTTtataagagaaagggaaataatgggggcCAGAGTATTTACCTTCAGCCTGGTTCTCTTCCATTTATGCcaactccagagttgtgtccatctAATGCCATAGACCTAATGAGAATAGCAGCCCCATCTTGGAGTGTGGAGGGTTGGGGATGTGTGTGACAAAAATAAGATGGGGAACAGAACAGGAGAAAAGATTATAGTAAGGATACGTCTGTTCTTGTCCCTCTCCTGGAGATGACTGCTTGCTATTTTGTTGGGATAATATCTGTTAATTTATGTATTTGTCTGAAGAACCCAGGCTTCCAGTAGGAAGAATAGACTGTCACTTTTCTGATGCCTAGTCTTAATAGCTCTCATGTTCCATTTATATTCATGCTATGTCAAGTGATTAAGAGGAAGGTTTCTAGCACATCAGGCAGAACCCCTGCAGTGGATTTATGGGAGGGCATAACCGGTAGAGCAAGTATGGATGGTCTGCAACATGCATCATTAGAGGGAACATCCATGTCAATGATGAAGCGGCAGATCCTCTGGAGTATTGCAGTAAGGGTACTAGTCAAAGATAGGACATAACATGCGGAAGCCTGATAGATTTctcaatatcatttttttttttggtgaatgtACAAAATGTTCATGCCTAGGTAGAGTATTGTCTATGGCCAGGGGGTGTGTTTATTTGTGATGTCATCTAAGCTACATGTGTTATAGAAAAGGCTCACACCCTCTTGGGGACAGTAacacgggggggggggcacaattcACAAATCTCACGTAAAACTTACAAAAGCCTTGTCCATTGATCCCGAGGGCATGTAGTTCTTGGCATGTGGCCTTGTACTTTTTTACCCCCTCATTGAAGAGACAGACCCATAATTAAGGTGAGGTTACCAAGACTTTGTCTTAGGACACTCAATTTGGAAGGTATAGACAGTACGTATAGTCAGCAGCATAGAAACAACAGAACTTagcactttgggggggggtggagcagggcaatgagggttaagtgacttgcccagggtcacacagctcgtaagtgtcaagtgtctgaggccagatttgaactcaggtcctcctgaatccagggccagtcagggctttatccactgcgccacctagatgccccccaagaacttagcatttttttttttttttttttttagtgaggcagttggggttaagtgacttgcctagggtcacacagctagtaagtgttaagtgtctgaggccggatttgaactcaggtactcctggctccaggaccggtgctctatccactgcgccatctagctgccccagaacttagCATTTTTAAATAAGATCCTAACAGATGGTGCTTCAGGGTACACCCCGCCCCACCTTGCTCCCTACCTATGTTACTGGCTTCACACTAATATAGTAAAGGTTCTGTCTATCCATCGTGGGATAGGcagtcccttcctctccctctcttcacctCAACCGTAAGCACCTGTTCCTGCTGTCGGTTTCCAATGAAGCTTGTGGTATTTTCCACAGATGCTAAGATTCTTAGCTATGGGTCAGCAGGGAGGGGATTCCTACCTTTAGCCATAAGGTTGGGTTCGATCATTTCTGATGTCTCTTGAGATCGTGCACATGTATCATCCCTGTGTGTTAGTGATTTTGTCTTCTGTATATCAGGAATGCACCTGGGTACATTATACATCACATAAGATGCATGTGCATCTTTGCATCCTTATATGTTCGGCTTTACTCTCTTTACACTAGCACCTGTCTGTGTATATTCATACAGCCTTGTCTGGACTTGATTAGCTCAGTTAGAGTGAGAGCTCTGTTTTAATGAGCCTCAAGGTCATGGATAATCCCTGTAGGAGCCAGTGAGCTTTCTCCTGCTATGCAGCTCAATCACTGGTGTTTTCAAATGCTTGCCCTTGGTTGCAAAGGGAGCAGGGTTAGATCATGGCGACAAATGGAGTCTGCTTTCCAAAGACTGAATCTAGTTTAGTATTGAGAGGTTTGTCACCAGTAGCCTGCCCATTTGTTGGCCATGACAACTCACGAAGCAAAGAAAATACCTCCCTGCTGCTGGAAAAATCAACTCAGACGACATATCCTACAGATGGAGAAGGGGCAGTGCTGCAATTAAGAAGctattgcagggggcagctaggtggcgcagtggatagagcaccggccctggattcaggaggacctgagttcaaatccagcctcagacacttgacacatactagctgtgtgaccctgggcaagtcacttaaccctcattgccccaccaaagaaagaagaagaagaagaagctattgCAGTCATATAACAAAGAGTGATACATGTGTTCATTTGGGTATCGGGGTTTATGAGCCTCTATGGATTTGTCTGAGTTCATCACTATCACTGCCTTATATTCCAAATAGACAGTAGCACTTTTCTTCTCAGCTCCTGCTAAACCCCACACTCATCTATAGACAGTACCAGCTTTGAGCATtaacattttattctattctcaATTAAAGCAGAAAGTTGACAGTAGCCTGGAGGAATAGAATGGAAGAGACCATGATAGAAGAACTTGCCCCAGAACCAAGCTCAACAGGGACAAAGCAGGATCTAGCAGGGATGTGGGCTAGGCCACAGGCACCATCTCCTTCTGTTTCTTGGCCCCGTGACCTGGGCCGTGGACAGAGGCAGGTTAAACTGCCAAGGCAAAACCAATTCGATTATTGTGCCGGTCAAATTCAGTGTAGAACTTTCGGATGAAGGTTGCTCCCAGAATCCATAGAGGTCCTGTGGGGGGTGGGACATCCAGGCCTCGGAAGGCTAGCAAGCATAAATTATTTCGGTTGTCTATATCCTGCAAGGAGAGACTAGTTTGGACTGATGCCCCTTAATAAGCCCAGATGgtccttcactccctccctcttcctttgacCCCAGCTTTtagcaaatcttttccatttagtTCCTGTTtatgataaaatcacagaatcttggagCTGGAACAATAGGATTACAGAGGCTTAGATAGAAAGAagctcagaaaccatctagttcaacctgtaCCTGAATGAGAATCTGCCTGTCATAGAGCCTTATGCTAAAAGAAATCTAGAGGTGGTGGGTTTGGACACTTTGCCTCCTGAGTCAGCCTAATCCACTGTGGGTTAGCTCTTATTAGGAAATTGTTCCTTTTATCAGTCCTCCCACTTATAATGCTTTAGTCTGCTTCTTTGAAACTTCCATCATACTTTCTAGTTTTTctctctggggtcaagcagaaaagtctaattcttcttccacctTTAGCCTTTCAAGCTAAAGATATCATTTCCCCTACCACCACAACTCTCTCCCCAAAGTCATCTCTAGGCTACCTTCAAAACCCTCCTGGTTGTCCTTCTTTGGAAaatctccagcttatcaatgtttCTCCCAACATGTGGCCCCCCAAACTAAACACAATACTCCTTATAGTCTGATCAGGGCAGTATTTGGCAGAGCTATCATCTCCCTTTTTACTATTACCAAAATTGAATCAGCTTATCACAATGTTGACTGTTTTTGAGTGTGCAGTTCACTGAATCTCTCTGATCTTTTTGTCAAATTACCTCTCCCCATTCTTGTACTcgggaaattaatttttaaaacctatTTGAGAAACTTCACATTTATCACTATTATTCACTGACCTTAGAGTTTATCTATTTTAGAGGTATCAAATTCACTGCTATGTGCCACATGTAAAAACTCTCTGGTGCTactgaaccagatgaaaatgtaactgggaaatgtttaacaaaaataaataaaaatatgatataacatagataatgttcatttgtggtttttgaAGTTAATATAAGAcccacagagggcagctaggtggtacagtggatggagcactgggcctggagttagaaagacctgagttcaaatccagtctcaaacacttactaattatgtgatcctgggaaagttacttaaccctgttttcctcagtttcctcatctgtaaaacaagatggagaaggaaatggcaaaccactccaatatctctgccaagaaaaccccaaattgggtcatgaagagttggacacgattgcaaaactactgaacaacatgAAGCCCACAGGGATCTGTTTCTGTTTCAGTCAGTTATCATTGAACTAGTCCAAACTCTGTCCTTTTCAAGAACACCtataaaatctctttttttaaaattggtttCTTCTAATTCCTGTTTAGCTTCTTTAACTGAGATGCACTGaccttttcccttccctacttCTTACTCTttcgttcattcattctttcattcatcaaccattaaatgtcttttgtggttgttcacttgtttcagtcatgtccaattccttgtgaccccgcctttgggattttcttggcagagatactggagtgatttggcatttccttctccatctcattttacagatgagggaattgaggcaaacaggattaagtaactttcccagggtgccacacctagtaagtatctgaggccagatttgtactcataaagatgagtcttcctgattccaggcccagcactctatccactgtgccacctagctatctaccATGTGTTAAGCTATATGCCTTCCCAGACACTTTTGTCTTTATGGCATCTGTCTCACCTCTTCACCTACCCATCTTTTCAGGACACCATACTCCTCTACCACCTTGGCTTCTTTCTTCTCCATAAATCTAACTATCTTCTTTgtattt is part of the Dromiciops gliroides isolate mDroGli1 chromosome 4, mDroGli1.pri, whole genome shotgun sequence genome and encodes:
- the ETNK2 gene encoding ethanolamine kinase 2 isoform X2; the protein is MPPARDVTIPPGPSVLVPAPSCPAGKKGIAQGELARESWTSPGSSSTTPTPSLAPPTRASVRSSGSEGVGLLGMAVRPSPPLPGSLFYLKRQRSCPQCTWGMEEKTASPSGASGASRELPGPRRISAVQYFNTAVDQNHILPGALRLIQELRPHWKPEQVKTKRFTDGITNKLVACFVEDDMRDAVLVRVYGERTELLVDRENEVRNFQLLRAHGCAPKLYCTFQNGLCYEFLPGMALGPEHILEPRLFRLIAREMAKIHAIHANGCLPKPGLWPKMYSYFTLVKNSFNSSLSQSIPSVEVLEQEMAWLKEHLSQLDSPIVFCHNDLLCKNIIYNEKKGHVRFIDYEYAGYNYQAFDIGNHFNEFAGVNEVDYSLYPSRETQLRWLNYYLQAHKQLCKEGWGATAVTPREVEKLYVQVNKFALASHFFWAFWALIQNQFSSIDFDFLRRRLPF
- the ETNK2 gene encoding ethanolamine kinase 2 isoform X1 is translated as MPPARDVTIPPGPSVLVPAPSCPAGKKGIAQGELARESWTSPGSSSTTPTPSLAPPTRASVRSSGSEGVGLLGMAVRPSPPLPGSLFYLKRQRSCPQCTWGMEEKTASPSGASGASRELPGPRRISAVQYFNTAVDQNHILPGALRLIQELRPHWKPEQVKTKRFTDGITNKLVACFVEDDMRDAVLVRVYGERTELLVDRENEVRNFQLLRAHGCAPKLYCTFQNGLCYEFLPGMALGPEHILEPRLFRLIAREMAKIHAIHANGCLPKPGLWPKMYSYFTLVKNSFNSSLSQSIPSVEVLEQEMAWLKEHLSQLDSPIVFCHNDLLCKNIIYNEKKGHVRFIDYEYAGYNYQAFDIGNHFNEFAGVNEVDYSLYPSRETQLRWLNYYLQAHKQLCKEGWGATAVTPREVEKLYVQVNKFALASHFFWAFWALIQNQFSSIDFDFLRYAVIRFNQYFKVKPQVSALEMPK